A region from the Biomphalaria glabrata chromosome 14, xgBioGlab47.1, whole genome shotgun sequence genome encodes:
- the LOC106067298 gene encoding GA-binding protein alpha chain-like isoform X2 — protein MKRAASPALMEVVAEGSHPSEAEVITEIVTEIPVQDIKRQKTEEEVCLDDGIVYEEEIVQPQQPPPQYQNLIIQHMDIAEPLSTLKRLLEIRLQCSLADHQFYLQDSIELDSSKSLVDQCVHGEGMVQINLEVKSQPGVIPKINILDILKTAEDEVEEKYAAEQALQSSQSQNAKVVIPLPEESENVTRWIVDQSFRRDQERLKIPFDPAQWSELHVKHWIQWAVKEFRLQNVNIDAFNFNGEQLCAMTHPEFVRHIPNDPGDIFWTHLELLRKCKFVAVMQQPTPHAITTITVSTTDGEGKYGRVRSVGKHRPRSPRITGEERMSPGNRTGNNGQIQLWQFLLELLTDKMCREVIAWVGDEGEFKLVNPEVVAQMWGQRKNKPTMNYEKLSRALRYYYDGDMIAKVHGKRFVYKFVCDLKMLLGYTAAELGRLVGTAEEISVVERRTPQAHHIRGRNSHTYIATIKSDAHAAARLIEQQAASSRIIEQRTQVVQTVD, from the exons ATGAAAAGGGCTGCATCCCCAGCTCTGATGGAGGTGGTAGCTGAGGGGTCTCATCCATCCGAGGCTGAGGTTATTACAGAGATTGTCACAGAAATTCCAGTGCAAGATATCAAACGTCAGAAGACTGAAGAGGAAGTATGTCTTGATGATGG AATAGTGTATGAGGAAGAGATTGTCCAGCCTCAGCAACCTCCTCCGCAGTATCAGAATTTGATCATTCAGCATATGGACATTGCAGAGCCCCTGTCAACATTGAAACGACTGCTTGAGATAAGGTTACAGTGTTCATTGGCAGACCACCAATTCTATTTACAAGACTCCATTGAG ttGGACAGCAGTAAGAGTCTAGTAGATCAGTGTGTCCATGGAGAAGGGATGGTGCAGATAAACCTTGAGGTCAAATCCCAGCCTGGTGTCATACCAAAGATAAACATTTTAGATATTTTGAAAACTGCAGAGGATGAAGTGGAGGAGAAATATG CTGCAGAACAAGCACTTCAGTCCAGTCAATCCCAGAATGCCAAAGTTGTAATCCCGCTACCTGAAGAATCAGAGAATGTCACAAGATGGATAGTTGATCAAAGTTTTCGAAGAGATCAAGAGCGATTAAAAATTCCTTTTG ACCCAGCTCAGTGGAGTGAACTCCATGTCAAACATTGGATACAGTGGGCTGTTAAAGAGTTTCGTCTTCAGAATGTCAACATCGATGCCTTCAATTTCAATGGCGAGCAGCTATGTGCTATGACACATCCTGAATTTGTGCGGCACATTCCGAATGACCCAGGGGATATATTCTGGACtcatttagaactcttaaggaAGTGTAAATTTGTGG CTGTGATGCAACAACCAACTCCTCATGCCATAACTACAATCACTGTGTCTACAACAGATGGGGAAGGAAAATATG GTAGAGTGAGATCAGTTGGGAAGCATCGCCCTCGATCACCTCGAATTACTGGAGAAGAGAGAATGTCTCCTGGAAATAGAACAG GTAACAATGGTCAGATTCAACTCTGGCAGTTTCTGCTGGAGCTTTTGACAGACAAAATGTGCCGTGAAGTAATAGCCTGGGTTGGAGATGAGGGAGAATTCAAGTTGGTGAACCCAGAAGTGGTTGCTCAAATGTGGGGTCAGAGGAAAAATAAGCCCACTATGAATTATGAAAAGCTATCTCGTGCTCTACGCTATTATTATGATGGAGACATGATCGCAAAG GTCCATGGGAAAAGATTTGTTTATAAATTCGTCTGTGATTTGAAGATGTTGCTAGGATACACAGCAGCAGAATTGGGTCGACTTGTAGGTACGGCGGAAGAGATATCAGTTGTAGAGAGGCGCACACCTCAAGCCCATCACATCCGAGGGCGCAACTCTCATACGTACATTGCCACAATCAAATCTGATGCACACGCAGCTGCAAGATTGATAGAACAACAGGCTGCCTCATCTCGCATCATTGAACAGAGAACTCAAGTGGTGCAGACGGTGGATTGA
- the LOC106067298 gene encoding GA-binding protein alpha chain-like isoform X1, which yields MKRAASPALMEVVAEGSHPSEAEVITEIVTEIPVQDIKRQKTEEEVCLDDGIVYEEEIVQPQQPPPQYQNLIIQHMDIAEPLSTLKRLLEIRLQCSLADHQFYLQDSIELDSSKSLVDQCVHGEGMVQINLEVKSQPGVIPKINILDILKTAEDEVEEKYAAEQALQSSQSQNAKVVIPLPEESENVTRWIVDQSFRRDQERLKIPFDPAQWSELHVKHWIQWAVKEFRLQNVNIDAFNFNGEQLCAMTHPEFVRHIPNDPGDIFWTHLELLRKCKFVAVMQQPTPHAITTITVSTTDGEGKYGRVRSVGKHRPRSPRITGEERMSPGNRTGNNGQIQLWQFLLELLTDKMCREVIAWVGDEGEFKLVNPEVVAQMWGQRKNKPTMNYEKLSRALRYYYDGDMIAKVRNVHGKRFVYKFVCDLKMLLGYTAAELGRLVGTAEEISVVERRTPQAHHIRGRNSHTYIATIKSDAHAAARLIEQQAASSRIIEQRTQVVQTVD from the exons ATGAAAAGGGCTGCATCCCCAGCTCTGATGGAGGTGGTAGCTGAGGGGTCTCATCCATCCGAGGCTGAGGTTATTACAGAGATTGTCACAGAAATTCCAGTGCAAGATATCAAACGTCAGAAGACTGAAGAGGAAGTATGTCTTGATGATGG AATAGTGTATGAGGAAGAGATTGTCCAGCCTCAGCAACCTCCTCCGCAGTATCAGAATTTGATCATTCAGCATATGGACATTGCAGAGCCCCTGTCAACATTGAAACGACTGCTTGAGATAAGGTTACAGTGTTCATTGGCAGACCACCAATTCTATTTACAAGACTCCATTGAG ttGGACAGCAGTAAGAGTCTAGTAGATCAGTGTGTCCATGGAGAAGGGATGGTGCAGATAAACCTTGAGGTCAAATCCCAGCCTGGTGTCATACCAAAGATAAACATTTTAGATATTTTGAAAACTGCAGAGGATGAAGTGGAGGAGAAATATG CTGCAGAACAAGCACTTCAGTCCAGTCAATCCCAGAATGCCAAAGTTGTAATCCCGCTACCTGAAGAATCAGAGAATGTCACAAGATGGATAGTTGATCAAAGTTTTCGAAGAGATCAAGAGCGATTAAAAATTCCTTTTG ACCCAGCTCAGTGGAGTGAACTCCATGTCAAACATTGGATACAGTGGGCTGTTAAAGAGTTTCGTCTTCAGAATGTCAACATCGATGCCTTCAATTTCAATGGCGAGCAGCTATGTGCTATGACACATCCTGAATTTGTGCGGCACATTCCGAATGACCCAGGGGATATATTCTGGACtcatttagaactcttaaggaAGTGTAAATTTGTGG CTGTGATGCAACAACCAACTCCTCATGCCATAACTACAATCACTGTGTCTACAACAGATGGGGAAGGAAAATATG GTAGAGTGAGATCAGTTGGGAAGCATCGCCCTCGATCACCTCGAATTACTGGAGAAGAGAGAATGTCTCCTGGAAATAGAACAG GTAACAATGGTCAGATTCAACTCTGGCAGTTTCTGCTGGAGCTTTTGACAGACAAAATGTGCCGTGAAGTAATAGCCTGGGTTGGAGATGAGGGAGAATTCAAGTTGGTGAACCCAGAAGTGGTTGCTCAAATGTGGGGTCAGAGGAAAAATAAGCCCACTATGAATTATGAAAAGCTATCTCGTGCTCTACGCTATTATTATGATGGAGACATGATCGCAAAGGTACGTAAT GTCCATGGGAAAAGATTTGTTTATAAATTCGTCTGTGATTTGAAGATGTTGCTAGGATACACAGCAGCAGAATTGGGTCGACTTGTAGGTACGGCGGAAGAGATATCAGTTGTAGAGAGGCGCACACCTCAAGCCCATCACATCCGAGGGCGCAACTCTCATACGTACATTGCCACAATCAAATCTGATGCACACGCAGCTGCAAGATTGATAGAACAACAGGCTGCCTCATCTCGCATCATTGAACAGAGAACTCAAGTGGTGCAGACGGTGGATTGA